Proteins from a genomic interval of Oncorhynchus clarkii lewisi isolate Uvic-CL-2024 chromosome 13, UVic_Ocla_1.0, whole genome shotgun sequence:
- the LOC139424365 gene encoding aspartate aminotransferase, cytoplasmic-like isoform X1 has translation MSIFAEVPQAPPVAVFKLTADFREDTHAQKVNLGVGAYRTDDCLPWVLPVVKKVEQMIVEDNSLNHEYLPILGLPELRSAASKVALGDDSPAIKDGRVGAVQALGGTGALRIGAEFLRRWYNGTNNTATPVYVSAPTWENHNAVFSDAGFKDIRPYHYWDGEKKGLDVTGIMDDLENAPEHSIFVLHACAHNPTGTDPTPDEWKTISEVMKRRKLFVFFDSAYQGFASGSLDKDAWAIRYFVSEGFELLCAQSFSKNFGLYNERVGNLTVVAQDKDNLARVLSQMEKIVRTTWSNPPSQGARIVAITLNNPDLFIEWKGNVKTMADRVLLMRDQLKAKLIALGTPGTWDHITQQIGMFSFTGLNPKQVQYMIKEKHVYLMASGRINMCGLTSKNIDYVAESIHETVSKVQ, from the exons ATGTCTATATTCGCCGAAGTACCTCAAGCCCCTCCAGTGGCCGTTTTTAAACTGACTGCCGATTTCAGAGAGGACACTCACGCGCAGAAGGTGAATTTGGGAGTCGGAG cctacCGTACAGATGACTGTCTACCATGGGTCCTGCCCGTAGTGAAGAAGGTAGAGCAGATGATAGTGGAGGACAACAGTCTGAACCACGAGTATCTTCCCATCCTGGGTCTCCCTGAGCTCCGCTCTGCTGCCTCCAAGGTGGCCCTGGGCGATGACAGCCCCGCCATCAAGGACGGGAGG gtGGGAGCTGTCCAGGCGTTGGGAGGTACCGGTGCGTTGAGGATCGGGGCAGAGTTTCTGAGGCGCTGGTACAACGGCACCAACAACACGGCCACGCCCGTCTACGTCTCCGCGCCAACCTGGG AGAACCACAATGCAGTGTTTTCTGATGCTGGGTTTAAAGATATCCGCCCCTACCACTACTGGGACGGAGAAAAGAAAGGCCTGGACGTGACCGGTATAATGGATGAcctggag AACGCTCCAGAACATTCTATCTTTGTGCTCCATGCCTGTGCCCACAACCCCACGGGGACAGACCCCACACCTGACGAATGGAAGACGATCTCTGAGGTCATGAAg agGAGGAAGCTGTTTGTGTTCTTTGACTCAGCCTACCAGGGTTTTGCATCAGGCAGTCTGGATAAAGATGCCTGGGCCATCCGCTACTTTGTCTCTGAAGGATTTGAGCTGCTCTGTGCCCAGTCCTTCTCAAAGAACTTTGGCCTCTACA ATGAGCGTGTTGGTAACCTGACGGTAGTGGCCCAGGATAAAGACAACCTGGCCCGTGTTCTGTCCCAGATGGAGAAGATCGTCAGGACCACCTGGTCCAACCCTCCCTCCCAGGGAGCGCGCATCGTAGCCATCACACTCAACAACCCTGATCTGTTCATTGAATG gaAGGGTAATGTAAAGACCATGGCTGACCGTGTATTGTTGATGAGAGACCAGTTGAAGGCTAAGCTAATTGCTCTGGGGACGCCTGGCACCTGGGACCACATCACTCAGCAGATCGGCATGTTCAGCTTCACAGGACTGAACC CTAAGCAGGTGCAGTACATGATTAAGGAGAAGCATGTCTACCTGATGGCCAGCGGTCGTATCAACATGTGTGGCCTCACCTCCAAGAACATCGACTATGTCGCAGAGTCCATCCATGAGACAGTGTCCAAGGTCCAGTAA
- the LOC139424365 gene encoding aspartate aminotransferase, cytoplasmic-like isoform X2 has translation MSIFAEVPQAPPVAVFKLTADFREDTHAQKVNLGVGAYRTDDCLPWVLPVVKKVEQMIVEDNSLNHEYLPILGLPELRSAASKVALGDDSPAIKDGRVGAVQALGGTGALRIGAEFLRRWYNGTNNTATPVYVSAPTWENHNAVFSDAGFKDIRPYHYWDGEKKGLDVTGIMDDLENAPEHSIFVLHACAHNPTGTDPTPDEWKTISEVMKRRKLFVFFDSAYQGFASGSLDKDAWAIRYFVSEGFELLCAQSFSKNFGLYNERVGNLTVVAQDKDNLARVLSQMEKIVRTTWSNPPSQGARIVAITLNNPDLFIEWKGNVKTMADRVLLMRDQLKAKLIALGTPGTWDHITQQIGMFSFTGLNRKSFPNTQTCTQAPPSRPACSASPD, from the exons ATGTCTATATTCGCCGAAGTACCTCAAGCCCCTCCAGTGGCCGTTTTTAAACTGACTGCCGATTTCAGAGAGGACACTCACGCGCAGAAGGTGAATTTGGGAGTCGGAG cctacCGTACAGATGACTGTCTACCATGGGTCCTGCCCGTAGTGAAGAAGGTAGAGCAGATGATAGTGGAGGACAACAGTCTGAACCACGAGTATCTTCCCATCCTGGGTCTCCCTGAGCTCCGCTCTGCTGCCTCCAAGGTGGCCCTGGGCGATGACAGCCCCGCCATCAAGGACGGGAGG gtGGGAGCTGTCCAGGCGTTGGGAGGTACCGGTGCGTTGAGGATCGGGGCAGAGTTTCTGAGGCGCTGGTACAACGGCACCAACAACACGGCCACGCCCGTCTACGTCTCCGCGCCAACCTGGG AGAACCACAATGCAGTGTTTTCTGATGCTGGGTTTAAAGATATCCGCCCCTACCACTACTGGGACGGAGAAAAGAAAGGCCTGGACGTGACCGGTATAATGGATGAcctggag AACGCTCCAGAACATTCTATCTTTGTGCTCCATGCCTGTGCCCACAACCCCACGGGGACAGACCCCACACCTGACGAATGGAAGACGATCTCTGAGGTCATGAAg agGAGGAAGCTGTTTGTGTTCTTTGACTCAGCCTACCAGGGTTTTGCATCAGGCAGTCTGGATAAAGATGCCTGGGCCATCCGCTACTTTGTCTCTGAAGGATTTGAGCTGCTCTGTGCCCAGTCCTTCTCAAAGAACTTTGGCCTCTACA ATGAGCGTGTTGGTAACCTGACGGTAGTGGCCCAGGATAAAGACAACCTGGCCCGTGTTCTGTCCCAGATGGAGAAGATCGTCAGGACCACCTGGTCCAACCCTCCCTCCCAGGGAGCGCGCATCGTAGCCATCACACTCAACAACCCTGATCTGTTCATTGAATG gaAGGGTAATGTAAAGACCATGGCTGACCGTGTATTGTTGATGAGAGACCAGTTGAAGGCTAAGCTAATTGCTCTGGGGACGCCTGGCACCTGGGACCACATCACTCAGCAGATCGGCATGTTCAGCTTCACAGGACTGAACCGTAAGAGTttcccaaacacacagacatgtacccAGGCACCTCCAAGCAGACCGGCATGTTCAGCTTCACCGGACTGA